A window of the Polaribacter sp. HaHaR_3_91 genome harbors these coding sequences:
- a CDS encoding GNAT family N-acetyltransferase, whose protein sequence is MNKISIRTANLKDLETLLEFEQGVVTAERPLDPFLGDGKLSYYNIPELITNEDIYFIVATSNNQLVASGYLRIENSKHYHKNPKHGYIGFIFVKPAFRGNKISNLILESLKNWAVKKDLKELRLDVYSNNSAAIKSYERFGFTKILVNMKMSI, encoded by the coding sequence ATGAATAAAATTTCTATTAGAACTGCGAATTTAAAAGATTTAGAGACATTACTGGAGTTTGAACAAGGTGTTGTTACTGCAGAAAGACCTTTAGATCCTTTTTTAGGTGATGGTAAATTGTCTTATTATAATATACCCGAATTAATTACTAATGAAGACATTTATTTTATTGTTGCTACTTCTAACAATCAATTAGTTGCTTCTGGTTACCTAAGAATAGAAAACTCTAAACATTATCACAAAAACCCAAAACATGGTTATATTGGTTTTATATTTGTAAAACCAGCTTTTAGAGGAAACAAGATTAGTAATTTAATTTTAGAGTCTTTAAAAAATTGGGCAGTAAAAAAAGATTTAAAAGAATTAAGATTGGATGTTTATAGCAATAATTCTGCAGCAATAAAATCTTATGAACGCTTTGGTTTTACAAAAATCTTAGTGAACATGAAAATGAGTATTTAA
- a CDS encoding polyprenol monophosphomannose synthase, whose protein sequence is MSDALVIIPTYNEKENIEAIIRATFNQKQEFHILVVDDNSPDGTSEIVENLILEFPNQLFLERRIGKSGLGTAYIHGFKWAIAKKYDYIIEMDADFSHNPKDLIHLYKACKKKGADVSIGSRYSQGVNVVNWPMKRVLLSYFASKYVRFITRIPVCDTTAGFVCWKRNVLETIALDKIKFIGYAFQIEMKFKAWKHGFNIKEVSVVFTDRTLGTSKMSGNIISEALFGVIKMRLKGLPKKVYE, encoded by the coding sequence ATGTCAGATGCGTTAGTCATAATACCTACTTATAACGAAAAAGAAAATATAGAAGCTATTATTAGAGCCACTTTTAATCAAAAGCAAGAATTTCATATTTTAGTTGTAGACGACAATTCTCCTGATGGAACCTCAGAAATAGTAGAAAACTTAATTTTAGAATTCCCAAATCAGCTTTTTTTAGAAAGAAGAATCGGCAAAAGTGGTTTAGGTACTGCTTATATACATGGTTTTAAATGGGCCATTGCTAAAAAATATGACTATATTATTGAAATGGATGCCGACTTTTCTCACAATCCAAAAGATTTAATTCACTTGTATAAAGCTTGTAAAAAAAAGGGGGCAGATGTTTCTATTGGCTCTAGATATTCACAAGGTGTAAATGTTGTGAACTGGCCTATGAAGCGGGTTTTACTTTCTTATTTTGCTTCTAAATACGTCCGCTTTATTACTAGAATTCCGGTTTGCGACACTACAGCAGGTTTTGTTTGTTGGAAAAGAAATGTACTCGAAACCATAGCATTAGACAAAATAAAATTTATTGGCTACGCTTTTCAAATAGAAATGAAATTTAAAGCATGGAAACACGGTTTTAATATAAAAGAAGTATCTGTAGTTTTTACTGATAGAACATTAGGAACTTCTAAAATGAGTGGAAACATTATTTCTGAAGCTTTGTTTGGTGTGATAAAAATGAGATTAAAAGGATTACCAAAAAAAGTTTATGAATAA
- a CDS encoding uroporphyrinogen-III synthase codes for MKVKTILVSQPEPKTETSPYFDLSDKQKVKIDFRPFIHVEGISVKEVRGEKVDLHNFTAIILTSRNAVDHFFRIAEEMRFKVPDSMKYFCQSEAVAYYLQKYVVYRKRKIYVGPRSFLELTKLIKKHKTEKFLLPSSDKLKPLIPEELDKLGINWKRLDLYRTVVSDLSDLEDVFYDVLVFFSPSGIESLLKNFPNFQQKETRIAAFGNSTVKAVTDAGFKCDITAPSPETPSMTMALDKYIKLANKK; via the coding sequence ATGAAAGTGAAAACGATCTTAGTATCGCAACCAGAACCAAAGACTGAAACTTCCCCTTATTTTGACTTGTCTGATAAACAAAAAGTAAAGATAGATTTTAGACCATTTATTCATGTAGAAGGTATATCTGTCAAAGAAGTGAGAGGAGAAAAAGTTGATTTACATAATTTTACAGCTATTATTTTAACAAGTAGAAATGCCGTAGATCATTTTTTTAGAATTGCAGAAGAAATGCGCTTTAAAGTGCCAGATTCAATGAAGTACTTTTGTCAGTCGGAGGCAGTAGCTTATTACTTACAGAAATATGTGGTATATAGAAAGCGTAAAATTTATGTTGGTCCTAGATCATTTCTAGAATTAACAAAATTAATTAAGAAACATAAGACGGAAAAGTTTTTATTGCCAAGTTCAGATAAATTAAAACCTTTAATTCCAGAAGAATTAGATAAATTAGGAATAAACTGGAAACGATTAGATTTATATAGAACAGTCGTTAGTGATTTGTCTGATTTAGAAGATGTATTTTATGATGTTTTGGTGTTCTTTAGCCCATCAGGAATAGAATCTCTTTTAAAGAATTTCCCTAATTTTCAGCAAAAAGAAACAAGAATTGCTGCTTTTGGTAATTCTACAGTAAAAGCTGTAACAGATGCTGGTTTTAAGTGTGATATCACGGCACCGTCACCAGAAACACCTTCTATGACAATGGCTTTAGATAAATACATAAAATTAGCAAATAAGAAGTAA
- the radA gene encoding DNA repair protein RadA, protein MAKTKTTFFCQNCGTQHAKWVGQCGACKEWNTIVEEVIQKEEKRVWKQSTTAKQTVNKPLKVADIQLNPEERIVTNNNELDTVLGGGLVKGSVTLLGGEPGIGKSTLLLQVALNISQKVLYVSGEESQSQIKMRAERLEANNSNCLILTETNTQNIFKNIEETMPDVLVIDSIQTLHTSSIEASPGSISQIRETAAELIKYAKETATPVLLIGHINKDGNIAGPKILEHMVDVVLQFEGDRNHTYRILRSQKNRFGSTSELGIYEMLSNGLREISNPSEILISKKDADLSGTAIASTLEGIRPLMIEIQALVSTAVYGTPQRSTTGYNLKRLNMILAVLEKRAGFKLGAKDVFLNITGGINVDDPAIDLAVVAAILSSNQDVAINPNVCFAAEVGLAGEIRPVSKIDQRITEAEKLGYKTLVASKYNKISSKNHGIRLVLVGKIEEAFATLFA, encoded by the coding sequence ATGGCTAAAACCAAAACTACTTTTTTCTGTCAGAACTGTGGAACCCAACACGCAAAGTGGGTAGGACAATGTGGTGCTTGTAAAGAATGGAATACCATTGTAGAAGAAGTAATACAGAAGGAAGAAAAACGCGTTTGGAAACAATCTACAACTGCAAAACAAACCGTAAACAAACCTTTAAAAGTTGCAGACATTCAACTAAATCCAGAAGAAAGAATTGTTACCAATAACAACGAATTAGACACGGTTTTAGGAGGCGGATTGGTAAAAGGCTCTGTAACACTTTTAGGTGGTGAACCTGGAATTGGAAAATCGACCTTATTATTGCAAGTTGCCTTAAATATTAGTCAGAAAGTACTGTATGTTTCTGGTGAAGAAAGTCAGTCTCAAATAAAAATGAGAGCAGAAAGATTAGAAGCAAATAATTCTAACTGTTTAATTTTAACGGAAACCAACACCCAAAACATCTTTAAAAACATAGAAGAAACAATGCCAGATGTTTTGGTCATAGACTCTATACAAACATTACATACAAGCTCTATAGAAGCTTCTCCTGGTAGCATTTCTCAAATTAGAGAAACTGCTGCAGAACTCATAAAATACGCCAAAGAAACTGCGACTCCAGTTTTATTAATTGGGCACATAAACAAAGACGGAAACATTGCGGGACCAAAAATTTTAGAGCACATGGTAGATGTTGTTTTACAATTTGAAGGCGACAGAAATCATACCTACAGAATTTTAAGAAGTCAGAAAAACAGATTTGGTTCTACATCAGAGTTAGGAATTTATGAAATGCTTTCTAACGGATTGAGAGAAATCTCTAATCCGTCTGAAATTTTAATTTCTAAAAAAGATGCAGACTTAAGCGGAACTGCAATTGCAAGTACTTTAGAAGGGATTAGACCTTTAATGATAGAAATTCAAGCCTTGGTTTCTACAGCTGTTTACGGAACTCCACAACGTTCTACAACTGGTTATAATTTAAAAAGATTAAATATGATTTTAGCGGTTCTAGAAAAAAGAGCTGGCTTTAAATTAGGTGCAAAAGATGTCTTTTTAAATATTACAGGAGGAATAAATGTAGATGATCCTGCAATTGACTTAGCCGTTGTAGCCGCCATTTTATCATCTAACCAAGATGTTGCAATTAACCCAAATGTATGTTTTGCTGCAGAAGTTGGTTTGGCAGGAGAAATAAGACCTGTTTCTAAAATTGACCAAAGAATTACAGAAGCAGAAAAATTAGGCTATAAAACTCTTGTAGCTTCTAAATACAATAAGATTTCTTCTAAAAATCATGGTATTAGGTTGGTTTTGGTTGGTAAGATTGAAGAAGCTTTTGCTACTTTGTTTGCATAG
- the panC gene encoding pantoate--beta-alanine ligase — protein sequence MKIFNTKQEINTYLTSKKEGNKTIGFVPTMGALHEGHLSLIKKAIEKNDLVVVSIFVNPTQFDNQEDLIKYPKTIENDTKLLESVSCDVLFLPSVEEIYAENIASEKFDFDGLEHQMEGKFRTGHFDGVGTIVKTLFEIVTPNRAYFGQKDFQQLQIIKKMVRKNRLPVKIKGCPIFREADGLAMSSRNARLSKEHREAAPFIYKTLKKVKNKFGIENAVTVTEWVENQFKEHPLLELEYFTIADEKSLETIKNKESNNKNRAFIAVYAGEIRLIDNIRLK from the coding sequence ATGAAAATTTTTAACACTAAACAAGAAATAAATACATATTTAACCTCTAAAAAAGAGGGTAATAAAACCATAGGTTTTGTGCCAACAATGGGCGCATTACACGAAGGTCATTTATCTTTAATTAAAAAAGCAATCGAAAAAAACGATCTAGTTGTAGTAAGTATTTTTGTAAATCCAACCCAGTTTGATAACCAAGAAGACTTAATTAAATACCCAAAAACCATAGAAAACGATACTAAATTACTAGAAAGTGTTTCTTGTGATGTATTATTTTTGCCTTCTGTAGAAGAAATCTATGCAGAAAACATAGCCTCAGAAAAATTTGATTTTGACGGACTAGAACACCAAATGGAAGGCAAGTTTAGAACAGGGCATTTTGATGGTGTTGGTACCATCGTAAAAACCCTTTTCGAAATTGTAACACCTAATAGAGCTTATTTTGGTCAAAAGGATTTTCAGCAGTTACAGATTATCAAAAAAATGGTTAGAAAAAACAGACTTCCTGTAAAAATAAAAGGATGCCCCATTTTTAGAGAAGCAGATGGTTTGGCAATGAGTTCTAGAAACGCTAGATTATCTAAAGAACATAGAGAGGCAGCACCTTTTATATACAAAACTCTTAAAAAAGTTAAAAATAAATTTGGCATAGAAAATGCTGTAACCGTAACTGAGTGGGTAGAAAATCAATTTAAAGAACACCCTTTATTAGAATTAGAGTATTTTACAATTGCTGATGAAAAATCATTAGAAACCATAAAAAACAAAGAATCTAACAATAAAAACCGTGCTTTTATTGCAGTTTATGCAGGAGAAATACGATTGATAGACAACATTCGATTAAAATAG
- a CDS encoding NAD(P)-dependent oxidoreductase, whose amino-acid sequence MFKKLIGIEPLELIESVNIKLESLTENLLLYTDRPTTDDEIVARIGDADGVLLSYTTTLTKEILERCPNIKYIGMCCSLYAPESANVDINYANSRGITVTGVRDYGDEGVVEYVISELVRCLHGFGTTSDGKPRNAWGGIPREITGLKVGIVGLGKSGGMVADALHFLGAEITYFARSEKQDAKAKGYEFLPLEELMKTNEVVIACLNKNIVLLHENEFIKFGNHKILFNTGLSPAWDAEPFNKWLAAGDNAVYCDTLGALGDKELLNNPKVNCLEVSTGRTQQAFVRLSEKVLANLIAYFKKQ is encoded by the coding sequence ATGTTTAAAAAACTTATAGGAATAGAGCCTTTAGAGTTAATTGAGTCGGTTAATATAAAATTAGAGTCTTTAACAGAAAACCTACTATTATACACAGACAGACCAACAACAGACGATGAGATTGTAGCGCGTATTGGTGATGCAGATGGTGTTTTATTAAGTTATACTACTACATTAACAAAAGAAATTTTAGAGCGTTGTCCGAACATAAAATATATAGGTATGTGCTGTTCGTTGTATGCGCCAGAAAGTGCTAATGTAGATATTAACTATGCAAATTCTCGTGGTATTACCGTTACTGGTGTGCGTGATTATGGAGATGAGGGAGTTGTAGAATATGTAATTAGTGAGTTGGTAAGATGTTTACATGGTTTTGGAACTACTTCTGATGGTAAACCAAGAAATGCTTGGGGTGGAATTCCAAGAGAGATTACAGGACTAAAAGTAGGGATTGTAGGTTTGGGTAAATCTGGCGGTATGGTTGCGGATGCACTTCATTTTTTAGGTGCAGAAATCACTTATTTTGCTAGAAGCGAAAAACAAGATGCTAAAGCAAAAGGCTATGAGTTTTTACCATTAGAAGAACTAATGAAAACAAATGAAGTTGTGATTGCTTGTTTAAATAAAAACATAGTTTTATTGCATGAAAACGAGTTTATTAAATTTGGAAATCATAAAATATTATTCAATACAGGATTATCACCTGCTTGGGATGCTGAGCCTTTTAATAAGTGGCTAGCAGCAGGTGACAATGCCGTATACTGTGATACTCTTGGCGCTTTAGGTGATAAAGAGCTTTTAAATAATCCTAAAGTTAATTGCTTAGAAGTTTCTACGGGTAGAACACAACAAGCGTTTGTTAGATTAAGTGAAAAGGTATTAGCTAACTTAATAGCTTATTTTAAAAAGCAATAG
- a CDS encoding dihydroorotase: MAKSTLIKNARIVNENKTFLGDVLIENGIIKEISSDIKTTGDLEVIDAEEKFLIPGFIDDQVHFREPGLTHKANIATESRAAVAGGITTFIEMPNTVPQATTQDLLEDKFIIAANDSYANYSFMFGGTNDNLDELLKTDPKKVAGIKLFLGSSTGNMLVDNEEILEKIFSSTKMIISVHCEDEATIRKNTQEFVDKYGEDIPVKYHPIIRSEEACYLSSSKAIELAKKTGARLHIFHVSTAKETELFRNDIPLEEKQITAEVCVHHLWFSDKDYEEKGTHIKWNPAVKTEKDRLGLWEALLDDRIDVLATDHAPHTLEEKTNVYTKAPSGGPLVQHAVIALLEKVKEGVIPIEKLVEKMSHNPAKLFQIEKRGFIKEGYFADIVLIDTNKPQTVSKDNILYKCGWSPFEGTTFSSTITHTFVNGNLIYNNGVFNDNIKGKRLTFNR, translated from the coding sequence ATGGCGAAATCGACTTTAATAAAAAACGCAAGAATCGTAAATGAAAACAAAACTTTCTTAGGGGATGTTCTCATTGAAAACGGAATTATAAAAGAAATTTCATCAGACATAAAAACAACTGGAGATCTTGAAGTTATTGATGCAGAAGAGAAGTTTTTAATTCCTGGTTTTATAGATGATCAAGTACATTTTAGAGAACCTGGTTTAACACATAAAGCAAATATTGCTACAGAAAGTAGAGCTGCCGTTGCTGGCGGAATTACTACTTTTATAGAAATGCCAAACACGGTACCACAAGCTACAACACAAGATTTATTAGAAGATAAATTTATAATAGCAGCAAACGATTCTTACGCTAATTATTCTTTTATGTTTGGTGGAACAAACGATAATTTAGACGAATTATTAAAAACAGATCCTAAAAAAGTAGCCGGAATTAAATTATTCTTAGGTTCTTCTACTGGAAATATGTTGGTTGATAATGAAGAAATTCTAGAGAAAATTTTCTCATCAACAAAAATGATTATTTCTGTGCATTGTGAAGATGAAGCAACTATCAGAAAAAATACACAAGAGTTTGTTGATAAATACGGAGAAGATATTCCGGTAAAATACCATCCGATTATTAGAAGTGAAGAAGCTTGTTATTTATCATCTTCTAAAGCTATTGAGTTGGCTAAGAAAACGGGTGCAAGATTGCATATTTTTCATGTTTCAACCGCTAAAGAAACTGAACTTTTTAGAAACGATATTCCTTTGGAAGAAAAACAAATTACTGCAGAAGTTTGTGTGCATCACTTATGGTTTTCAGATAAAGATTATGAAGAAAAAGGAACCCATATTAAATGGAATCCGGCAGTAAAAACAGAAAAAGACAGACTTGGTTTATGGGAAGCCTTGTTAGATGATAGAATTGATGTTTTAGCTACAGACCACGCTCCGCATACTTTAGAAGAAAAAACAAATGTGTATACGAAAGCACCAAGTGGTGGACCTTTAGTGCAACATGCAGTTATTGCGCTTTTAGAAAAAGTAAAAGAAGGAGTAATTCCTATTGAAAAATTAGTTGAAAAAATGAGCCATAATCCGGCAAAATTATTTCAAATTGAAAAACGAGGCTTTATAAAAGAAGGGTATTTTGCAGATATCGTTTTAATTGATACCAACAAACCACAAACTGTTTCTAAAGACAATATTTTATACAAATGTGGTTGGTCTCCTTTTGAAGGCACTACGTTTTCATCAACCATTACACATACTTTTGTAAACGGAAATTTAATTTATAATAATGGTGTCTTTAATGATAATATTAAAGGAAAACGCCTGACTTTTAATCGTTAA
- a CDS encoding DUF4271 domain-containing protein, with amino-acid sequence MQAIERVVIDNSWITILLVCLFACVFLLRGVSVVRLRGTVSSLFNESFIESEIEENTSFFNPFKNVIFIFSITVLALLTYKIYLYYNSSAEQGFYIFLQIFGVVFSYLTIKRLLEFLLSVVFKIDKKLDFFLVSKSVYLYSVSFFLLIAIVLVEYSQLDTPFLVYFSALLFSIRFIFHAVINKKLVFSELFYFILYLCAVEIAPLFVLFRLLF; translated from the coding sequence GTGCAAGCAATAGAAAGAGTAGTAATAGATAACAGTTGGATTACCATATTATTGGTATGCTTGTTTGCCTGTGTTTTCCTTTTAAGAGGGGTGAGTGTTGTAAGGTTAAGAGGTACTGTATCTTCTTTGTTTAATGAAAGTTTTATCGAATCTGAAATAGAAGAAAATACTTCTTTTTTTAACCCTTTTAAAAATGTCATTTTTATTTTTTCGATTACAGTTCTTGCTTTATTAACCTATAAAATCTATTTGTATTATAATTCTTCTGCAGAACAAGGTTTTTATATTTTTCTGCAGATTTTTGGAGTTGTTTTTTCATATTTAACGATTAAAAGGCTATTAGAATTCTTGCTTTCTGTAGTTTTTAAGATTGATAAAAAGCTAGATTTCTTTTTAGTTTCTAAGTCAGTCTATTTATATTCTGTTTCTTTTTTTCTACTTATAGCTATTGTTTTAGTGGAATACTCACAGTTAGACACCCCTTTTTTAGTCTATTTTTCGGCACTTTTATTTTCTATTCGATTTATATTTCATGCGGTAATTAATAAAAAGCTGGTTTTTAGCGAGTTGTTTTATTTTATTTTGTACCTTTGCGCGGTCGAAATAGCACCGCTATTTGTACTGTTTAGATTGCTGTTTTAA
- a CDS encoding metalloregulator ArsR/SmtB family transcription factor, which produces MDKYTKILKALSDETRLKIVWLLTNIDEKICVSEIVEVLEERQYNISRHLRILKDAQLIEEVKEGKWVFYYLTSTNNEFRLLMQKTISAIPEKDMKKELTKCKTLLDKREK; this is translated from the coding sequence ATGGATAAATACACCAAAATACTAAAAGCTTTGTCGGATGAGACAAGATTAAAAATTGTTTGGTTGCTTACTAATATTGATGAAAAAATTTGCGTTTCAGAAATTGTAGAAGTCTTAGAAGAGCGTCAATACAATATATCTCGCCACTTAAGAATATTAAAAGACGCCCAACTAATAGAAGAGGTAAAAGAAGGAAAATGGGTGTTTTACTATTTAACTTCAACCAATAATGAATTTAGACTTTTAATGCAAAAAACAATTAGCGCAATACCAGAAAAAGATATGAAAAAAGAATTAACTAAATGTAAAACACTACTAGATAAACGCGAAAAATAG
- the panD gene encoding aspartate 1-decarboxylase has translation MLVQVVKSKIHRVKVTGADLNYIGSITIDEDLMDAANIIEGERVQIVNNNNGERLETYAIPGPRGSGEITLNGAAARKVAVNDVLILIVYGFMDFEEAKSFKPSLVFPNEKDNTLT, from the coding sequence ATGTTAGTACAAGTTGTAAAATCAAAAATCCACCGTGTAAAAGTTACAGGTGCAGATTTAAATTATATAGGAAGCATTACCATTGATGAAGATTTAATGGATGCGGCCAACATTATTGAAGGCGAACGCGTTCAAATTGTAAACAATAATAATGGCGAGCGTTTAGAAACATACGCTATTCCTGGACCTCGTGGAAGTGGAGAAATCACCTTAAACGGAGCCGCAGCAAGAAAAGTTGCTGTTAATGACGTTTTAATTCTAATCGTTTACGGATTCATGGATTTTGAAGAGGCAAAAAGCTTTAAGCCATCTTTAGTTTTCCCTAACGAAAAAGACAATACACTTACATAG
- a CDS encoding permease, translating into MNEKFNLALEEFIHVGVVLIFIIALVSIFTGLIRAFIPQEKLQKKLSKTGKYGGLMGALIGIPTPFCSASMVPVSMGMIEMGAPFSMVFSFLLAAPLANFVVVGFIFGVFGWEVALVYFLIVFIGAVLIGTLAGKTSLKNEVKRINLTPSTLSSTCTPQPINTQDCNSNNQSETYSKTSCNQTNTTNPKLKEALTFAWALFKRIFPYVLVGALISAVSAVFVPDAWVEKYLGNDSPLAIPIAATVGIPLYLRIEMAIPILNALIVKGMSMGAAMALIIGGTGASLPEIAIISSMLKTKAIIAFVLSVMTMAVVGGFIFYFFF; encoded by the coding sequence ATGAATGAAAAATTTAATTTAGCTCTAGAAGAATTTATACACGTAGGTGTGGTCTTAATATTTATTATTGCCTTAGTATCTATATTTACTGGCTTAATAAGAGCATTTATCCCTCAAGAAAAACTTCAAAAGAAACTATCTAAAACAGGAAAATATGGCGGTTTAATGGGAGCTTTAATAGGCATTCCAACTCCATTTTGTAGCGCATCAATGGTTCCGGTATCTATGGGAATGATAGAAATGGGAGCTCCTTTTTCAATGGTTTTTTCATTTTTACTCGCCGCACCATTGGCTAATTTTGTTGTAGTTGGTTTTATTTTTGGTGTTTTTGGGTGGGAAGTTGCTTTGGTATACTTTTTAATTGTTTTTATTGGAGCTGTTTTAATTGGAACACTTGCTGGTAAAACATCATTAAAAAACGAGGTAAAAAGAATTAACTTAACCCCTTCTACCCTCTCTTCAACTTGTACTCCTCAACCTATAAATACACAAGACTGCAATTCTAACAATCAATCAGAAACGTATTCAAAGACTTCTTGCAACCAAACAAATACAACCAACCCTAAATTAAAAGAAGCCCTTACTTTTGCGTGGGCATTATTTAAACGAATCTTTCCTTATGTTTTAGTTGGTGCGCTTATTAGTGCTGTTTCTGCTGTTTTTGTACCAGACGCATGGGTAGAAAAGTATTTAGGAAATGATAGTCCACTAGCCATTCCTATAGCAGCAACTGTTGGTATTCCTCTATACTTAAGAATTGAAATGGCTATACCTATTTTAAATGCTCTTATTGTTAAAGGAATGAGTATGGGAGCTGCAATGGCATTAATTATAGGAGGAACAGGAGCTAGTTTACCAGAAATAGCAATAATTTCTTCTATGTTAAAAACGAAAGCCATAATAGCCTTTGTTTTGTCTGTGATGACAATGGCTGTAGTAGGTGGTTTTATATTTTATTTCTTCTTTTAG
- a CDS encoding lysylphosphatidylglycerol synthase transmembrane domain-containing protein translates to MGGFLVWYSLSKISLDVLIGYFKDAKYGWIVLGLFFGILSHLSRAYRWKFMLEPLGFNPKYTNSVLAVLVGYLVNLAIPRAGEISRATVMANYEKIPFEKGFGTIVAERIADLIMMLSIVAITLFVQFDFIYDLLTKNFNPTKIIIGLTVLILGFYILTSFIKKAKSGFLLKIKTFVAGLLEGVTSIFKMKNKWAFIFHTVFIWVMYVAMFWATIPAIEGLHVPFGGILIGFIAGGFSIAATNGGIGLYPIAVAGALALFDVPTEPATAFGWIMWTAQTAMIIIFGGLAFFALPIYNKNK, encoded by the coding sequence TTGGGAGGTTTTTTAGTATGGTACTCTCTCTCTAAAATCTCTTTAGATGTTCTAATAGGATATTTTAAAGACGCAAAATATGGTTGGATTGTCCTTGGTCTATTTTTCGGAATTTTGAGTCACCTTTCTAGAGCTTATAGATGGAAATTCATGTTAGAACCTTTGGGTTTTAACCCCAAATACACAAATAGTGTTTTAGCTGTTTTAGTAGGTTATTTAGTAAACTTAGCCATACCAAGAGCTGGAGAAATTTCTAGAGCAACTGTAATGGCAAACTACGAGAAAATTCCTTTCGAAAAAGGATTTGGAACTATTGTAGCCGAACGTATTGCAGATTTAATCATGATGCTTTCTATCGTTGCAATAACACTTTTTGTTCAATTCGATTTTATCTACGACCTCTTAACTAAAAACTTTAATCCTACAAAAATCATTATTGGCTTAACGGTTCTTATTCTTGGTTTTTACATTTTAACATCATTTATAAAGAAAGCAAAATCTGGGTTTTTACTAAAAATTAAAACCTTTGTTGCTGGTTTGTTAGAAGGTGTTACTAGTATTTTTAAAATGAAAAATAAATGGGCATTTATTTTTCATACCGTATTTATTTGGGTAATGTACGTTGCCATGTTTTGGGCAACAATTCCTGCAATTGAAGGATTACACGTTCCGTTTGGCGGAATATTAATAGGATTTATTGCCGGTGGTTTCTCCATTGCGGCAACAAATGGCGGAATTGGATTATACCCAATTGCTGTAGCTGGTGCCTTGGCGTTGTTTGATGTACCTACAGAACCTGCAACCGCTTTTGGTTGGATTATGTGGACCGCACAAACAGCAATGATTATCATTTTTGGAGGTTTAGCATTTTTTGCATTACCAATTTACAATAAGAATAAATAA
- a CDS encoding aspartate dehydrogenase domain-containing protein, with amino-acid sequence MGKKTLAIVGCGGLASIVVQALDKGLLPDFQIIGTYSRTFNKAEVFSNHINNIDRGYTCTACHSLEELLMLKPDYLIEASSPDSLKELALPTLKNGTSIVTISIGGLADTDFYEEVKKTASEHGTRVHIASGAVGGFDVLRTVSLMEESEVTFESTKSPRAMRNSPVYNPVIETQEHTSFKGTAVEAIALFPRQVNVSVAAALASTGPENVKVSIKTTPEFVGDNHRIEIKSQEIHAVLNIYSQTAKIAGWSIVNTLRNITSPIAF; translated from the coding sequence ATGGGAAAAAAAACATTAGCAATTGTAGGTTGCGGCGGACTTGCAAGCATCGTTGTACAAGCTTTAGATAAAGGCTTGTTGCCAGATTTTCAAATTATCGGTACATACTCTAGAACATTCAATAAGGCCGAGGTTTTTTCAAATCATATTAACAATATAGATAGAGGATATACCTGTACTGCATGTCATTCTCTAGAAGAATTATTAATGCTAAAACCAGACTATCTTATTGAAGCATCTTCTCCAGACTCTTTAAAAGAATTAGCTTTGCCAACCTTAAAAAACGGAACATCAATAGTAACAATCTCCATAGGAGGTCTTGCAGATACCGATTTTTACGAAGAGGTTAAAAAAACAGCTTCAGAACATGGTACACGAGTTCATATTGCATCAGGAGCCGTTGGAGGATTCGACGTACTAAGAACCGTCTCTTTAATGGAGGAAAGCGAAGTGACTTTCGAGTCTACAAAATCGCCAAGAGCCATGAGAAATAGCCCCGTTTATAATCCTGTTATAGAAACGCAAGAACATACATCTTTTAAAGGTACTGCCGTAGAAGCCATCGCACTTTTCCCAAGACAAGTAAACGTTTCTGTAGCAGCTGCATTAGCATCAACTGGGCCAGAAAACGTAAAAGTTTCTATTAAAACTACCCCAGAATTTGTTGGAGATAATCATCGTATAGAAATAAAAAGCCAGGAAATTCATGCCGTTTTAAACATTTATAGTCAAACGGCAAAAATTGCTGGCTGGAGTATTGTTAATACATTGCGAAATATTACTTCGCCTATTGCTTTTTAA